From the genome of Eucalyptus grandis isolate ANBG69807.140 chromosome 2, ASM1654582v1, whole genome shotgun sequence, one region includes:
- the LOC104435745 gene encoding uncharacterized protein LOC104435745, with translation MEGSEARLLEKLVLSCLVVFDAPPPPSRDVRSALSLPPLRSRDSLPAKRDADGPPPLPVDSVALDSDSDSDADADAASSPEPDSDADAPSPVASVGVGVRRPDTDASASAYAPDADADAPSPSPCIAENGDADPTLLIQLFPFAAAEKERQALVDALRASEAECDAIDAKMQEVLNAQIAAEDECVSLLENFSKDATASADLIEKKANLLRAEEMDKWLSSSEDLEVRKMELEIESYLISEARKGVNVSIEHSIDDDSREKEKLLKKKDVLLDELEKLLNLVREKEKQIAENDASIEAVEKHIAGVVSGFQDMQSDIGAKYDRMKSKLSQVDAESEALSIKRKILMMYSLRKIIKEQRLGNLGRLLQMKQKHTMKQQD, from the exons ATggaaggctcggaggcgaggttgctggagaagctGGTGCTGAGCTGCCTCGTCGTGTTcgacgctcctccgcctccctctcgcgacgtccgctccgctctctctctcccccctctgcGAAGTCGTGactctcttccagcgaaacgcgacgccgacggccctccacctcTGCCGGTTGACTCCGTCGCCCtcgactccgactccgactccgacgccgacgccgacgccgcctcctCCCCTGAACCCGACtctgacgccgacgccccttcgccggttgcctccgtcggcgtcggagtccgtCGCCCCGACACCGACGCCTCGGCCTCCGCCTATGCGcctgacgccgacgccgacgccccttcgcCAAGTCCATGCATCGCAGAAAATGGTGATGCCGACCCAACATTACTTATtcagttatttccttttgctgCTGCCGAAAAGGAGAGACAAGCTTTGGTGGATGCACTTAGAGCTAGTGAAGCTGAATGCGATGCTATTGATGCGAAGATGCAGGAGGTTTTGAATGCACAGATTGCTGCTGAGGATGAGTGTGTTTCTCTGTTGGAGAATTTCTCTAAG GATGCAACTGCTAGTGCTGACCTGATAGAGAAGAAGGCAAACTTACTGCGTGCTGAGGAAATGGACAAATGGCTTTCATCAAGTGAAGATTTGGAGGTGAGGAAGATGGAACTTGAAATCGAGTCATATCTGATAAGTGAAGCTCGTAAAGGAGTGAATGTTTCCATCGAGCATTCAATTGATGATGACagtagagagaaagaaaaacttcttAAGAAGAAGGATGTGTTGTTGGATGAATTGGAGAAGCTGCTTAATTTagtgagagagaaggagaagcaaattGCTGAGAATGATGCTTCCATTGAAGCAGTAGAGAAGCACATTGCTGGTGTGGTCTCTGGATTTCAGGACATGCAATCAGATATTGGTGCTAAATATGATAGAATGAAATCAAAGCTCTCTCAGGTTGATGCCGAAAGTGAAGCTTTatctataaaaagaaagatattgatgATGTACTCTCTCAGGAAGATAATAAAGGAGCAAAGATTAGGGAACTTGGGAAGATTGCTGCAGATGAAGCAAAAGCATACAATGAAGCAGCAGGATTGA
- the LOC104434088 gene encoding LOW QUALITY PROTEIN: probable cellulose synthase A catalytic subunit 6 [UDP-forming] (The sequence of the model RefSeq protein was modified relative to this genomic sequence to represent the inferred CDS: inserted 3 bases in 2 codons) has translation RRRPFAGCLPFCKKFNIEPRAPEFYFAQKIDYLKDKVEASFVKERRAMKREYEEFKVRINALVAKAQKVPEEGWTMQDGTPWPGNNVRDHPGMIQVFLGQSGGHDSDGNELPRLVYVSREKRPGYNHHKKAGAMNALVRVSAVLTNAPYLLNLDCDHYFNNSKAIREAMCFMMDPLIGKRXCYVQFPQRFDGIDRHDRYANRNTVFFDINMKGLDGIQGPIYVGTGCVFRRLALYGYDAPKAKKPPTRTCNCLPKWCCCGCCCSGTKKKKKNTKPKTELKKRXLKKKDAGTPPPLEGIEEGIEGIETENPTPQHKLEKKFGQSSVFVASTMLEDGGTLKGTSPASLLKEAIHVISCGYEDKTEWGKEVGWIYGSVTEDILTGFKMHCHGWRSIYCIPARPALKGSAPINLSDRLHQVLRWALGSIEIFLSRHCPLWYGYGGGLKWLERLSYINATVYPWTSIPLLAYCTLPAVCCLLTGKFITPELSNVASLWFLSLFICIFATSILEMRWSGVGIEEWWRNEQFWVIGGVSAHLFAVFQGLLKVLAGVDTNFTVTSKGGDDEEFSQLYAFKWTTLLIPPTTLLIINLIGVVAGVSNAINNGYESWGPLFGKLFFAFWVIVHLYPFLKGLLGRQNRTPTIIIVWSILLASIFSLLWVRVDPFLAKSDGPLLEECGLDCN, from the exons cgccgacgccccttcgcCGGTTGCCTCCCTTTCTGTAAGAAATTCAACATTGAGCCACGGGCACCTGAGTTTTATTTTGCTCAGAAGATAGATTATCTCAAAGATAAGGTTGAGGCATCTTTTGTGAAGGAGCGAAGAGCAATGAAG AGAGAGTATGAGGAGTTTAAGGTTCGTATAAATGCTTTGGTGGCCAAAGCCCAGAAGGTTCCTGAAGAAGGGTGGACGATGCAGGATGGAACACCATGGCCTGGAAATAACGTCCGTGATCATCCTGGCATGATTCAG GTTTTTCTTGGCCAAAGTGGAGGACATGACTCTGACGGGAATGAATTACCTCGCCTTGTCTATGTTTCCAGAGAGAAGAGGCCTGGCTATAATCACCACAAGAAGGCAGGAGCCATGAATGCTTT GGTCAGGGTCTCTGCTGTGCTTACAAATGCGCCTTATCTTTTGAATCTGGATTGTGATCACTACTTCAATAATAGTAAGGCTATTAGGGAGGCAATGTGCTTCATGATGGACCCACTTATTGGAAAAAG GTGCTACGTCCAGTTCCCTCAAAGATTCGACGGTATAGATAGGCACGATCGATATGCCAATCGGAACACCGTGTTTTTCGAT aTTAACATGAAAGGTCTGGATGGTATTCAAGGTCCTATTTACGTTGGGACTGGTTGTGTATTCAGAAGGCTGGCACTCTATGGTTATGATGCTCCAAAAGCAAAGAAGCCACCGACCAGAACTTGCAACTGCTTGCCAAAGTGGTGCTGTTGTGGGTGCTGTTGCTCtgggacgaagaagaagaagaagaataccaAGCCTAAGACCGAACTGAAGaaga ttttaaaaaaaaaagatgcaggTACTCCACCACCTTTGGAAGGTATCGAAGAGGGCATTGAAG GAATTGAAACTGAAAATCCCACGCCTCAGCATAAGcttgaaaagaagtttgggCAATCCTCAGTCTTCGTCGCATCAACAATGCTAGAGGATGGAGGAACACTGAAAGGCACGAGCCCTGCATCTTTGCTAAAAGAAGCTATCCATGTCATCAGCTGCGGCTACGAAGATAAGACTGAGTGGGGAAAAGAG GTTGGATGGATATATGGTTCAGTTACAGAAGATATATTGACGGGCTTTAAAATGCATTGCCATGGATGGCGTTCCATCTACTGCATCCCTGCAAGACCCGCTTTGAAAGGATCTGCTCCCATTAATCTTTCCGATCGTCTCCACCAGGTCCTTCGTTGGGCTCTTGGTTCCATTGAGATCTTCTTAAGCAGGCATTGTCCCCTTTGGTATGGTTATGGAGGCGGTTTGAAATGGTTAGAGCGATTATCTTACATAAATGCCACAGTATACCCCTGGACATCAATCCCTCTGTTGGCATACTGTACTTTGCCTGCTGTGTGCTGCTTGCTTACTGGGAAATTCATCACGCCAGAG CTGAGCAATGTGGCTAGTCTGTGGTTTCTGTCacttttcatttgcattttcgCGACAAGTATCCTGGAAATGCGATGGAGTGGGGTTGGAATAGAAGAATGGTGGAGGAACGAACAGTTCTGGGTCATCGGAGGAGTTTCAGCACATCTCTTTGCAGTTTTTCAGGGGCTTTTGAAGGTTCTGGCTGGTGTTGACACGAACTTCACTGTGACATCAAAGGGTGGGGATGACGAGGAGTTCTCTCAACTCTATGCGTTCAAATGGACCACCTTGCTCATTCCGCCAACCACATTGCTTATAATAAACCTGATTGGTGTTGTAGCTGGCGTATCAAACGCAATAAACAACGGTTACGAGTCCTGGGGTCCTCTCTTCGGAAAGCTATTCTTTGCCTTCTGGGTGATTGTCCACTTGTATCCTTTCCTAAAGGGTCTGCTCGGACGGCAGAACAGGACTCCTACAATCATCATTGTGTGGTCAATCTTGCTCGCTTCCATCTTCTCCCTTCTGTGGGTACGTGTCGATCCATTCTTGGCCAAGTCGGACGGACCACTTTTGGAAGAATGCGGGTTGGACTGTAATTAG